One stretch of candidate division KSB1 bacterium DNA includes these proteins:
- a CDS encoding CRTAC1 family protein produces the protein MATRNAAFLFLGIAFFFSSCSKQKPAAETTPPAYAKPSYIIPETTAVQSAIQFSDITAAVGIAFTHETGAFGKKWMPETMGSGGGFFDYDNDQRPDIFLVNGAYWPGHEKNNPAPTPRLYRNLGDGRFKDVTAEAGLSFSIYGMGCTFGDFDGDGDADIYLTAVGTNKLLRNDGDRFTDVTSEAGVTGNSPAANDPPAWSTSAAWVDVDRDGRLDLFVCNYVKWTPETDLFTTLDGKNKSYATPEQYQGESCRLYRNLDGKRFKDITERAGVFNPEGKSLGVAMADFNDDGWPDLVVANDTQPNFLYMNNGDGTFTNVALQSGVAYDEAGRARAGMGIDVTDLNNNGKLSIAIGNFAREPVSLYTQINRELFQDLAGSARLAKPTLLMLTFGLLFADFDLDGYGDLAVANGHIEPEINSVQQDITFAQKPQLFRNNGRGQLAEIGEQAGEVFSQPIVGRGIAAADIDNDGDHDLLITVNGGAPKLCRNDLADTTRHWIKIRLQGNAPNLHAVGATVTVWAGEITQKKMVRTASSYLSQSEANPLIFGLGARTQADSIAIRWPTSGKITKLGAAAANQVYQIKESAPSFKPVIP, from the coding sequence ATGGCAACGAGGAACGCAGCTTTTCTGTTCTTGGGGATTGCATTTTTTTTCTCATCCTGCAGCAAGCAAAAGCCGGCAGCGGAGACCACGCCGCCGGCTTACGCCAAACCGAGCTACATCATTCCTGAAACCACCGCCGTTCAATCCGCCATTCAGTTCAGCGATATCACGGCGGCGGTCGGCATTGCGTTCACGCACGAAACCGGCGCCTTTGGCAAAAAATGGATGCCCGAGACGATGGGCAGCGGCGGTGGATTTTTCGACTATGACAACGATCAGCGCCCGGATATTTTTCTGGTCAATGGCGCCTATTGGCCGGGTCATGAAAAAAATAATCCAGCTCCAACCCCGCGGCTGTATCGCAATCTCGGCGACGGGCGTTTCAAAGACGTCACCGCCGAGGCCGGCCTGAGCTTTTCCATTTACGGCATGGGGTGCACGTTTGGCGATTTTGACGGCGACGGTGATGCGGATATTTACCTCACCGCCGTGGGCACCAACAAGCTTTTGCGCAACGATGGCGACCGGTTTACCGATGTCACCAGCGAAGCCGGGGTGACCGGAAACAGCCCGGCCGCAAACGATCCGCCGGCATGGTCGACGAGCGCCGCCTGGGTGGATGTCGATCGTGATGGCCGTCTCGACCTGTTTGTCTGCAATTACGTCAAGTGGACGCCGGAGACCGATCTGTTCACCACACTGGATGGCAAAAATAAATCTTACGCCACGCCGGAGCAATATCAGGGCGAGAGTTGCCGGCTCTATCGCAACCTCGATGGCAAAAGATTCAAAGACATTACCGAGCGCGCCGGCGTTTTCAATCCCGAAGGAAAATCATTGGGCGTTGCCATGGCGGATTTCAATGACGACGGCTGGCCGGACCTCGTCGTCGCAAATGATACGCAGCCAAATTTTCTTTATATGAACAATGGCGACGGCACCTTCACCAATGTCGCGCTGCAAAGCGGCGTGGCTTATGATGAAGCCGGACGCGCCCGTGCCGGCATGGGCATCGACGTTACCGATCTGAACAACAACGGCAAACTGTCGATTGCCATCGGCAATTTCGCGCGCGAGCCGGTTTCTTTATACACGCAAATCAATCGCGAGCTTTTTCAAGATCTTGCCGGCTCGGCGCGCCTGGCGAAACCGACGCTGTTGATGCTGACTTTCGGGTTGTTGTTTGCCGATTTCGATCTCGATGGTTATGGCGATTTGGCAGTGGCCAACGGCCATATCGAGCCCGAAATCAATTCCGTCCAGCAAGACATTACTTTTGCGCAGAAACCGCAACTGTTTCGCAATAACGGCCGCGGCCAATTGGCCGAGATCGGCGAGCAAGCCGGCGAAGTTTTTTCCCAGCCGATTGTCGGGCGCGGCATCGCGGCGGCAGACATCGATAACGATGGCGACCACGACCTGCTTATTACCGTCAATGGCGGGGCGCCGAAACTGTGTCGCAATGATCTTGCCGATACGACACGGCATTGGATTAAGATCCGCCTGCAAGGCAATGCGCCGAATCTCCACGCTGTCGGCGCAACGGTGACGGTTTGGGCCGGTGAGATCACCCAGAAGAAAATGGTGCGGACAGCTTCGTCGTATCTTTCGCAGTCCGAAGCGAACCCGCTTATTTTCGGATTGGGCGCGCGCACGCAAGCCGACAGCATCGCCATTCGCTGGCCCACGAGCGGAAAGATCACCAAGCTGGGCGCGGCAGCCGCGAATCAAGTCTATCAAATCAAAGAAAGCGCGCCGAGTTTTAAGCCGGTCATTCCATAA
- a CDS encoding CRTAC1 family protein, which translates to MNATKTFAKTAFFFGLLISLAIFSCSRHTGQRAGTQKMAERLKKLADGIDPKTNRFASAERVQYWRSRKPANAREQMINQFQTGMDLLHNGQTEEAIAELKSVLEKATTGPNSHMAPPRFEMDVREYLALAYLRLGEQDNCIARHATDSCLLPIRGSGVHADQRGSRAAIQEYSRLLAFYPQDLNYRWLLNIAHMTLGEYPEKVPEKLLIPPKVFDSDYDIKRFYDVAPRLGLDVMGLSGGSVMEDLDGDGDLDLMVSSWGWRDPLRAFRNNGDGTFTEMTPHLGLDGITGGLNMNHADYNNDGYPDIFVMRGAWLSEQGRQPNSLLRNNGNWTFDDVTEEAGVLSFHPTPTAAWGDYDNDGWLDLFIGNESNTDPLNLPNNSGIALWIQGFVGGAPNADQINPCELYHNNGDGTFTEVAAQAGVATGGFVKGAAWGDYNNDGRLDLYVSRLREPNVLYRNEGKNAAGQWSFKDVTAEAGVGEPLQSFPCWFFDFDNDGWLDIFVSGYYAAFGSVAADYLGEPADAERPRLYRNNHDGTFKDVTKEANVFKVLLTMGCNFGDLDNDGFLDFYAGTGDPDLRSLMPNRMFRNFEGKYFQDVTTAGGFGHLQKGHGVAFGDLDNDGDQDIFIEIGGALPGDAFRSALFENPGHGNRWITLKLEGTQSNRSAIGARIKVTVKTAGGLRDIYATAGTGGSFGSSSLQQEIGLGQATAIQTIEITWPATGKTQIFQDVAMEQIYKIREGDSLMTVLPSQRMTLSPATNRGATTAHSEH; encoded by the coding sequence ATGAACGCAACCAAGACATTCGCAAAGACTGCTTTTTTCTTTGGCCTGCTGATTTCGCTTGCTATTTTTTCCTGTTCGCGCCATACCGGCCAGCGCGCCGGCACGCAAAAGATGGCCGAGCGCTTGAAAAAGCTTGCCGACGGCATTGACCCGAAAACCAATCGTTTTGCCAGCGCCGAGCGCGTGCAATATTGGCGCAGCCGGAAGCCGGCCAACGCCCGCGAACAGATGATCAATCAGTTTCAAACCGGCATGGATTTGCTTCATAACGGCCAAACCGAAGAAGCCATTGCGGAGCTGAAAAGCGTTTTGGAGAAAGCCACGACCGGTCCGAACAGTCATATGGCCCCGCCGCGTTTTGAAATGGATGTTCGTGAATATTTGGCGCTCGCCTATTTGCGCCTGGGCGAGCAGGATAATTGTATCGCGCGACATGCCACCGACTCGTGTTTGCTGCCGATTCGAGGCTCGGGCGTTCACGCCGATCAACGCGGCTCACGCGCGGCCATACAAGAGTATTCCAGGCTTTTGGCGTTTTATCCGCAAGATTTGAATTATCGCTGGCTGTTGAATATCGCCCACATGACACTCGGCGAATACCCCGAGAAAGTGCCGGAAAAATTGCTGATTCCGCCGAAAGTTTTTGATTCCGATTATGATATCAAACGCTTTTATGATGTCGCGCCGCGCCTGGGGTTGGATGTGATGGGCCTTTCCGGCGGCAGCGTGATGGAAGATTTGGACGGCGACGGCGATCTCGATCTCATGGTTTCTTCATGGGGATGGCGCGATCCGCTCCGCGCTTTTCGCAACAACGGCGACGGCACCTTCACCGAGATGACGCCGCACTTGGGTTTGGATGGCATCACCGGCGGGTTGAATATGAACCACGCCGATTATAACAACGACGGCTATCCCGATATTTTTGTGATGCGCGGCGCGTGGCTATCCGAGCAAGGGCGCCAGCCCAACTCCTTGCTGCGCAACAACGGCAACTGGACGTTTGATGATGTGACCGAAGAAGCCGGCGTGCTGAGTTTTCATCCGACGCCGACGGCGGCGTGGGGCGATTACGACAACGATGGCTGGCTCGATTTGTTCATCGGCAATGAGTCGAATACCGACCCGCTCAACCTGCCCAACAACAGCGGCATTGCCCTGTGGATTCAAGGTTTTGTTGGCGGCGCGCCGAACGCCGATCAAATCAATCCATGCGAATTATATCACAACAACGGCGACGGCACTTTTACCGAAGTGGCCGCGCAAGCCGGCGTGGCCACCGGCGGTTTTGTCAAAGGCGCCGCCTGGGGAGATTACAACAACGATGGCCGATTGGATCTTTACGTTTCGCGCCTGCGCGAACCGAATGTGCTCTATCGCAACGAAGGTAAAAACGCCGCCGGCCAATGGTCTTTCAAAGATGTCACGGCAGAGGCTGGTGTCGGCGAGCCGTTGCAGAGTTTTCCGTGCTGGTTTTTTGATTTTGACAACGACGGCTGGCTGGACATTTTTGTTTCGGGATATTACGCGGCGTTTGGCTCAGTGGCCGCGGATTATCTCGGTGAGCCGGCCGACGCCGAGCGGCCGCGTTTGTATCGCAATAATCACGACGGCACGTTCAAGGATGTCACGAAAGAGGCGAACGTCTTCAAAGTTTTGTTGACGATGGGCTGCAACTTCGGCGATCTCGACAACGACGGCTTTCTCGATTTTTATGCCGGCACCGGCGATCCGGATTTGCGCTCGCTGATGCCGAATCGCATGTTTCGCAATTTCGAGGGAAAATATTTTCAAGACGTCACCACCGCCGGCGGCTTCGGCCATTTGCAAAAGGGCCATGGCGTGGCCTTCGGCGATCTTGACAACGACGGGGATCAGGATATTTTCATCGAAATCGGCGGGGCGCTGCCCGGCGATGCGTTTCGCAGCGCGCTGTTTGAGAATCCGGGGCACGGCAATCGTTGGATCACGCTGAAGCTCGAGGGCACGCAAAGCAATCGTTCTGCCATCGGCGCGCGAATCAAAGTGACAGTGAAAACAGCCGGCGGCTTGCGCGATATTTACGCGACGGCGGGCACCGGCGGCAGTTTCGGCTCGTCGAGCTTGCAGCAAGAGATCGGTTTGGGACAAGCTACGGCGATTCAAACGATTGAAATCACCTGGCCGGCGACGGGAAAAACGCAAATTTTCCAAGATGTGGCCATGGAGCAGATTTATAAAATTCGGGAGGGCGATTCTCTTATGACAGTTCTGCCTTCGCAACGCATGACTCTTTCTCCGGCAACGAATCGCGGCGCAACGACGGCCCACTCTGAGCATTAA
- a CDS encoding ATP-binding protein: protein MKKFLPIGVQNFAQMINGNFVYVDKTRYVYELARVPQAFYFLSRPRRFGKSLLASTFKSLFAGQKELFKELWIANTDWTWKPHPVVIVDFNGIDATNATILEESLSSALDKIADSYGIALQEHILPNKFVELFTELHLKSREKIVVLIDEYDKPIVTHLGKGEAGLQIARENRDFLKKFFGVLKETHVSSILRFVFITGISKFSKAGIFSDLNNLQDLSMHSAYAELLGYTQTELQDCFGAWIEEFARIRQTTTEDILQSLKVWYNGYRFTLENRQVYNPFSILNTFSEYKFKNFWFETATPSFLVNLIKEKDCSLPSFEKVEIQEAAFTTYELENLQLEALLFQTGYLTIHDFDGFLYRLGYPNQEIKNSFLNYLYHRLVELPDTTLKAQYVRLHQYLDREEAERFIATVNAILAAIPYPHIHGQDERYYHTVFYLMLSASGVMVQTEALTSHGRMDVAMEFKDKVYIVELKCNQTAAEAIQQIHQKRYYEKYLQSGRKIYLVGINFDTDERRVTDWRFEALAG, encoded by the coding sequence ATGAAAAAATTCCTGCCAATCGGAGTTCAAAATTTTGCCCAAATGATCAACGGCAATTTCGTTTACGTGGACAAGACGCGATACGTTTATGAATTGGCGCGCGTTCCGCAAGCGTTTTATTTTCTTTCCCGTCCGCGGCGCTTTGGCAAATCGTTGCTGGCCTCTACTTTTAAATCTTTGTTTGCGGGACAAAAAGAGCTTTTCAAAGAATTGTGGATCGCAAACACAGACTGGACGTGGAAACCGCATCCGGTGGTTATCGTCGATTTTAACGGCATCGACGCCACCAATGCCACGATTTTGGAAGAAAGTCTGTCGAGCGCCTTGGATAAAATTGCCGACAGTTACGGGATTGCGCTGCAAGAGCATATTCTGCCCAACAAATTTGTCGAGTTGTTTACGGAACTTCATTTAAAAAGCCGTGAAAAAATCGTAGTTTTGATCGACGAATACGACAAGCCCATCGTGACGCATTTGGGCAAAGGCGAGGCCGGATTGCAAATCGCCCGCGAGAACCGTGATTTTTTGAAGAAATTCTTTGGCGTCCTGAAGGAAACCCATGTCTCCTCTATTTTGCGCTTTGTTTTCATCACCGGCATTTCCAAGTTCAGCAAGGCCGGCATCTTTTCGGATTTGAACAACTTGCAAGACCTCTCCATGCATTCGGCTTATGCGGAATTGTTGGGGTATACCCAAACGGAATTGCAAGATTGTTTTGGGGCGTGGATCGAAGAGTTTGCTCGCATACGGCAAACCACCACCGAGGACATTTTACAATCTTTGAAAGTCTGGTATAATGGCTATCGCTTCACCCTGGAAAATCGGCAAGTCTACAATCCCTTTTCCATTCTCAACACGTTTTCAGAATATAAATTCAAAAATTTTTGGTTTGAAACGGCAACTCCCAGCTTTCTGGTCAATTTAATCAAAGAAAAGGATTGCTCGCTGCCGAGCTTTGAGAAGGTTGAAATTCAAGAGGCGGCCTTCACAACTTATGAATTGGAAAACCTGCAATTGGAGGCGCTGTTGTTTCAGACCGGCTATCTTACCATTCATGATTTTGACGGATTCTTGTATCGGTTGGGCTATCCCAATCAGGAAATTAAAAACTCTTTTTTGAATTATCTTTATCACCGCCTGGTCGAATTGCCGGACACGACTTTGAAAGCGCAATACGTCCGCCTGCATCAGTATTTGGATCGCGAGGAGGCGGAGCGATTCATCGCCACCGTCAACGCCATTCTCGCGGCGATTCCGTATCCGCATATTCACGGCCAGGATGAACGGTATTATCACACGGTGTTTTATCTGATGCTTTCCGCCTCGGGCGTGATGGTACAAACGGAGGCGTTGACTTCTCACGGACGAATGGATGTCGCCATGGAATTCAAGGATAAAGTGTACATTGTGGAATTGAAGTGCAATCAGACCGCCGCGGAAGCGATTCAGCAAATTCATCAAAAACGCTATTATGAAAAGTATCTGCAAAGCGGCCGTAAAATTTATTTAGTAGGAATCAATTTTGATACCGACGAGCGCCGCGTTACTGACTGGCGTTTTGAAGCCCTGGCAGGATGA
- a CDS encoding FG-GAP-like repeat-containing protein, translating to MQKSIRLIAIFLFIFLLSACEKQQVDDKRQITAMISARTLGLAYLEENKLSEAEAEFLKLIQLAPKEALGYANLGLVYMRRDDFAKAEQQIKEAIKLDPDDPEIRLIAAKIYELTNREDEAIRELENSLKKSPDHVKSLHNLAELCLKRDDDAARRRGEECLNKAVELKPANLVARLQLIETLLRNGKADAAAARMEELIKQVPELPKDPAEFYDKALALMRAGKANEALTPAIIFHNLLKLTPLYQAGVLELKGPGGALIGFPVMTFSQQISTQPQSRQAVLAAIRFTDATAVAGLNIVPKSARQPDPAAEFGASVAVGDYDGDGDQDLYVASRSPHSPASAHFLFRNDFGEFIETSSAAGIKHQAKETAAIFADYDNDGRLDLYIVNDGPNVLYRNLGDGRFQEVTATAGVGDADYGCAARFVDLDLDGDLDLFLANAGVNRVYRNNGDGAFGEMGEKMGLAGTRAKTRDAVFGDFDDDGDIDLFVVNENASNILYTNLRQGRFQDTTAASGVTSKGKSGAAAAGDYNNDGYVDLFVTSLDGGDYFLYRNKGDGTFEKDRHASTMLKALKNLAGLDAEFFDFDNDGFLDLLVAGAPLAKTGRGVFLFHNDGTGKFKEVSSLLPAEVLTARRIALADYNEDGDLDIFLAGLDGGVRLLRNDGGNANHYLKMQLVGLRTGSGKNNYFGIGAKVEIRAGEHYQMRVVTEPAIHFGLGERLKADVVRILWPNGTPQNLFYPGSDQDLVEQQTLKGSCAFLYTWNGRRYTFVKDIMWRSALGMPLGIMGGETAYAFPHASQEYLKIPGDSLQIQDGKIILHITEELWETAYFDQVKLFAVDHPDSVEIYVDERFVPPPFPPLHIYQVAQKRLPKSARDEQGNDLLPALRAQDDVYASNLKPAKFQGLTELHDLILDLGDFADSDSVVLFLNGWLFPSDASINVAIAQSGQPKVIPPYLQVRNRRGEWQTVIENMSFPMGKDKMVVADLTGKFLTRDHRVRIRTNMEIYWDYVFSSVNSAKKISSRKAVPAGSLVNDTHRAEFTQDSSGMTLRQTLLPLLAADLHYRGFSRLYRRGGRYGPHWFDYNEVSKAPKWRDLVGNYTRYGDVLPLLSEPDDKYIIMNAGDEVTITFDATKLPELPNGWKRDYLIYSDGWIKDGDLNTAHGQTVEPLPFHAMTSYPYGPEQAYPGDEEHQRYLKTYNTRKVTTEKFRRLLSNPR from the coding sequence ATGCAAAAAAGTATCCGGCTCATCGCCATCTTTTTATTCATCTTTCTGCTGAGCGCTTGCGAAAAGCAACAAGTTGATGACAAGCGTCAAATCACCGCCATGATCAGCGCCCGCACCCTGGGCCTGGCCTATTTGGAAGAAAACAAGCTGAGCGAGGCCGAAGCGGAATTTCTCAAGCTCATCCAACTGGCGCCCAAAGAGGCGCTGGGCTATGCGAACCTGGGACTGGTTTACATGCGCCGCGACGATTTTGCCAAAGCCGAGCAGCAGATCAAAGAAGCCATCAAGCTCGATCCCGACGATCCTGAAATTCGGTTGATTGCCGCGAAAATTTACGAGCTGACCAATCGCGAGGACGAAGCGATTCGCGAGCTGGAAAACTCACTCAAAAAGTCCCCGGATCATGTCAAGTCGCTTCATAATCTCGCCGAGCTTTGTCTTAAACGCGATGACGATGCCGCCCGCCGGCGCGGCGAAGAATGTCTGAACAAAGCCGTCGAATTGAAGCCCGCCAATCTCGTCGCGCGGCTGCAGCTTATCGAAACGTTATTGCGCAACGGCAAGGCCGATGCCGCGGCGGCGCGAATGGAAGAGCTTATCAAACAGGTTCCCGAGCTGCCGAAAGACCCGGCGGAATTTTACGACAAGGCGCTGGCGCTGATGCGCGCCGGCAAGGCGAATGAAGCGCTCACGCCGGCGATTATTTTTCACAACTTGCTGAAACTCACGCCGCTTTATCAGGCCGGCGTTTTGGAGCTGAAGGGCCCCGGCGGCGCCCTTATTGGCTTTCCGGTGATGACTTTCAGCCAACAAATTTCAACCCAGCCGCAAAGCCGGCAGGCCGTGCTGGCCGCCATTCGTTTCACCGACGCCACTGCCGTCGCCGGCCTGAACATAGTGCCGAAGTCAGCGCGCCAGCCAGATCCGGCAGCAGAATTTGGCGCCAGTGTCGCCGTGGGTGATTATGACGGCGACGGCGATCAGGATCTGTATGTCGCAAGCCGATCGCCCCACAGTCCTGCGAGCGCGCACTTTCTTTTTAGAAATGATTTTGGCGAGTTCATTGAAACTTCAAGCGCTGCCGGCATCAAGCATCAAGCCAAAGAGACAGCGGCGATTTTTGCCGATTACGACAACGACGGCAGGCTGGATTTGTATATCGTCAATGATGGCCCGAATGTTTTGTATCGCAATCTCGGCGATGGCAGGTTTCAAGAGGTGACCGCGACGGCAGGGGTCGGTGATGCGGATTATGGTTGTGCCGCGCGTTTCGTCGATTTGGATCTCGACGGCGATTTGGATTTGTTTCTCGCCAATGCCGGTGTTAATCGGGTTTATCGGAACAACGGCGACGGCGCTTTTGGTGAGATGGGCGAGAAAATGGGGCTGGCGGGAACGAGGGCGAAAACCCGTGACGCCGTTTTCGGTGATTTCGACGATGACGGTGATATCGATCTTTTCGTGGTGAATGAAAACGCGAGCAATATTCTTTACACCAATTTGCGGCAGGGGCGTTTTCAAGACACGACCGCGGCAAGCGGAGTAACCAGCAAAGGCAAGTCCGGCGCGGCGGCGGCAGGAGATTACAACAACGATGGCTATGTGGATTTGTTCGTGACTTCGCTTGATGGCGGCGATTATTTTTTGTACCGCAACAAGGGCGATGGCACATTTGAAAAAGACCGGCACGCGTCGACGATGCTAAAAGCGCTTAAAAACCTCGCCGGTTTGGACGCTGAGTTTTTTGATTTCGATAACGACGGCTTTCTCGATCTGCTCGTCGCCGGCGCGCCGCTGGCAAAAACCGGCCGCGGCGTTTTTCTCTTCCATAATGACGGCACTGGCAAGTTCAAGGAGGTGTCGTCGCTTTTACCCGCCGAGGTTTTAACGGCGCGACGAATTGCCCTGGCGGATTATAACGAAGACGGCGATCTGGATATTTTTCTCGCCGGTTTGGACGGTGGCGTGCGGTTGCTGCGCAACGACGGCGGCAACGCCAATCATTATCTCAAGATGCAGCTGGTCGGCCTTCGCACCGGCAGCGGCAAAAACAATTATTTCGGCATCGGCGCCAAGGTCGAAATCAGGGCCGGCGAACATTATCAAATGCGGGTCGTGACCGAGCCGGCGATTCATTTTGGGCTCGGTGAGCGCTTGAAGGCCGACGTGGTGCGCATTCTCTGGCCCAACGGCACGCCGCAAAATCTCTTCTATCCCGGCAGCGATCAGGATTTGGTCGAGCAGCAAACGCTGAAAGGCTCTTGCGCTTTCCTTTATACCTGGAATGGCCGCAGATACACTTTTGTCAAGGACATCATGTGGCGCAGCGCGTTGGGCATGCCGCTCGGCATCATGGGTGGCGAGACCGCGTATGCTTTTCCCCATGCCTCGCAGGAGTATCTCAAAATCCCCGGCGATTCCCTGCAGATTCAAGATGGAAAAATCATCCTGCACATCACCGAAGAGTTGTGGGAAACGGCCTATTTCGATCAGGTCAAGCTGTTCGCGGTCGATCATCCCGACTCGGTTGAAATTTACGTCGACGAGCGCTTCGTGCCGCCGCCGTTTCCGCCGCTGCATATCTATCAAGTGGCGCAAAAGCGTTTGCCGAAATCGGCGCGCGATGAGCAGGGCAATGATTTGCTTCCGGCGCTTCGCGCGCAAGACGATGTTTACGCATCGAATTTGAAACCGGCCAAATTTCAAGGCCTCACCGAGCTGCACGATCTCATTCTCGATTTGGGAGATTTTGCCGACTCCGACAGCGTGGTTTTATTTCTCAACGGCTGGCTTTTCCCGAGCGACGCGAGCATCAACGTCGCCATCGCACAGTCCGGCCAGCCGAAAGTCATTCCGCCTTATTTGCAGGTGAGAAATCGCCGTGGCGAGTGGCAAACGGTGATTGAGAACATGAGCTTCCCGATGGGCAAGGATAAAATGGTGGTGGCCGATCTCACCGGCAAATTTTTGACGCGCGATCATCGCGTGCGGATTCGCACGAATATGGAGATTTATTGGGATTATGTTTTTTCCTCGGTCAATAGCGCAAAGAAAATATCATCCCGCAAGGCTGTGCCCGCAGGGAGTCTTGTTAATGACACGCACAGGGCTGAATTTACGCAAGATTCCTCCGGAATGACACTTCGCCAAACGCTGTTGCCGCTGCTGGCTGCCGATCTTCATTATCGCGGCTTTTCACGGCTCTATCGCCGAGGCGGGCGCTATGGCCCGCATTGGTTTGATTACAACGAGGTTTCAAAAGCGCCGAAATGGCGTGATTTGGTCGGCAATTACACACGTTACGGCGACGTGTTGCCATTACTGTCGGAGCCGGATGACAAATATATCATCATGAATGCCGGGGATGAAGTGACGATCACATTCGATGCGACGAAATTGCCCGAGCTGCCAAACGGCTGGAAGCGCGACTATCTGATCTACAGCGACGGCTGGATCAAAGACGGCGATTTGAATACCGCGCACGGCCAAACCGTTGAGCCGCTGCCGTTTCATGCGATGACGAGTTATCCGTATGGGCCGGAGCAGGCCTATCCCGGCGATGAGGAGCATCAACGTTATCTGAAAACTTACAACACGCGAAAAGTGACGACGGAAAAATTTCGCCGGCTGCTGTCGAATCCGCGCTGA